In Candidatus Methylomirabilis lanthanidiphila, the following are encoded in one genomic region:
- a CDS encoding tyrosine recombinase XerD → MHANVRSLKDYRPTMTSPNLQPAIGTTLPPGAPKPRLLDQVRQAIRTRHLSPKTEEAYVGWIKRFIFFHNKRHPAEMGEQDIARFLTNLASESHVSASTQNQALNAILFLYREVLRKEIGYVNGVVRAKRPKRLPVVLTRQEVKSIVSLLSGPEWIMGMLLYGAGLRLMECLRLRVKDVDFSRSEILVRSGKGDKDRITMLPAAVNEPLRRHLESVRKQYETDLKSGYSGVALPNALERKYPNAGKEWSWQWVFPASSLYLDRQSGLRKRHHLHESVLQKAVRNAALKAGLSKPASPHTFRHSFATHLLEDGYDIRTIQELLGHRDVSTTMIYTHVLNRGGRGVNSPADRL, encoded by the coding sequence ATGCATGCTAATGTGAGAAGTCTGAAAGACTACAGACCCACCATGACAAGTCCGAATCTACAACCCGCCATCGGCACCACTCTTCCTCCCGGTGCACCAAAACCCAGGCTGCTCGACCAAGTCCGCCAGGCCATTCGTACGCGCCACCTCAGTCCCAAAACCGAGGAGGCGTATGTGGGCTGGATCAAGCGGTTCATCTTCTTCCACAACAAGCGGCATCCCGCAGAGATGGGCGAGCAGGACATTGCTCGGTTTCTTACCAACTTGGCAAGTGAATCTCACGTCAGCGCGTCTACGCAAAACCAAGCCTTAAACGCCATCCTCTTCCTCTACCGTGAGGTATTGCGGAAGGAGATCGGATACGTGAACGGTGTGGTCCGCGCCAAGAGACCGAAGAGGCTACCCGTGGTATTGACCCGGCAGGAGGTCAAGTCGATCGTTAGCCTTCTCAGTGGCCCTGAGTGGATCATGGGGATGCTTCTTTACGGCGCGGGTCTTCGGTTGATGGAATGCCTACGGCTTAGGGTTAAGGACGTTGACTTCTCCCGCAGTGAGATTCTGGTTCGAAGTGGGAAAGGTGATAAGGATCGGATCACGATGCTTCCGGCAGCGGTGAACGAACCTCTCCGAAGGCATCTGGAGTCGGTCAGGAAGCAATACGAGACTGATCTGAAGAGCGGCTACTCGGGTGTCGCTCTCCCCAACGCCTTAGAACGAAAATACCCGAATGCGGGCAAAGAGTGGAGCTGGCAATGGGTGTTCCCCGCCTCAAGCCTCTACCTCGATCGCCAGTCCGGGCTGAGAAAGCGCCACCATCTCCACGAATCCGTGTTGCAGAAGGCGGTGAGAAATGCCGCGCTGAAGGCCGGACTCTCCAAGCCGGCAAGCCCGCACACGTTTCGGCACTCCTTTGCAACCCACCTGCTGGAGGACGGATACGACATCAGGACGATCCAAGAGTTGCTTGGCCACCGGGATGTGAGCACAACGATGATCTACACTCACGTGTTGAACCGGGGCGGACGGGGGGTCAATAGCCCGGCTGATCGGCTATAG